AGGCCAGTCTAACGGGGATGAAGGTTTTAGCTCAGGTCGAAGACGACTTGCAGCCAGTTTATCGCGTTGCCCAAGGAATTAGTCAGGCCAGTCTAGTCAAGCTGATTAAGGTGGCCTTTGACCAAGGTCTGGATCAGTTATTGGAGGAAAATCTTCCCCCTATCCTTCTGGAGCGCTACCAGCTTTTAGGGCGCACTCAAGCTGTGCGTGCCATGCACTTTCCCAAGGATTTAGCAGAATATAAGCAGGCCTTGCGTCGAGTCAAGTTTGAAGAACTTTTTTACTTTCAGATGCAGCTGCAGGTTCTAAAGCATGAAACCAAGGATATCAGCCAGGGACTTGCTATCCCTTGGCAGGAAAAAATGCTGGCTCAAAAGAAGGCTGCATTACCATTTTCTCTGACGGAAGCTCAAGAGCGGAGTCTGGAAGAAATTCTCAGTGATTTGCAATCGCCTGCCCATATGAACCGTCTCCTACAGGGAGATGTTGGCAGTGGTAAGACCGTGGTGGCTGGCTTGGCCATGTATGCCGCTTATACGGCAGGTTACCAGTCGGCTTTGATGGTTCCGACAGAAATCTTGGCTGAGCAGCATTTGGATAGCTTGACTCAGCTCTTTCCTGAGCTGAATTTGGCCCTTCTAACTGGTGGTATGAAAGCCGCTGAACGCAGAGAGACTTTAGCTGCCATAGAGTCGGGGCAAGTAGATATGGTGGTCGGCACCCATGCCTTGATTCAGGAAGGAGTAGTCTATCATCGACTGGGCCTGGTCATTATTGATGAGCAGCATCGTTTTGGGGTGGACCAGCGTCGGATTTTGCGGGAAAAAGGAAATAATCCAGACGTTCTCATGATGACAGCCACGCCTATTCCTCGAACTTTGGCCATTACCGCTTTTGGCGATATGGATGTCTCCATCATTGACCAGATGCCGGCTGGTCGCAAGCCTATCATTACCCGCTGGGTCAAGCATGAGCAGCTGGAAGTGGTCTTGGACTGGATGAAAAAAGAGCTGGCCAAGGGCGCCCAAGTCTACTTTATTTCTCCCTTGATTGAGGAATCAGAGGCCTTGGACTTGAAAAATGCGATTGCGCTAGAGGAAGAGCTCAAGGCCTATTTTGCCAATCAGGCTCAGGTGGCTCTCCTTCACGGTCGTATGAAAAATGACGAAAAAGAAGCCATTATGCAGGACTTCAAGGATGGGAAAACGGATATTCTAGTGTCGACTACAGTCATTGAAGTTGGCGTCAATGTTCCGAATGCGACCATCATGGTTATCATGGATGCTGACCGCTTCGGCCTCAGCCAGCTTCATCAGCTACGGGGACGAGTTGGTCGGGGAAATAAGCAGTCTTATGCCGTGCTAGTTGCCAATCCCAAGACGGAGTCTGGGAAGAAACGCATGAAAATCATGACTGAGACGACAGATGGCTTTGTTCTGGCTGAGGAAGACCTCAAGATGCGTGGTTCAGGTGAAATTTTTGGGACCCGTCAGTCTGGTATTCCAGAGTTTCAGGTAGCGGACATTGTGGAGGATTATCCCATTTTGGAAGAAGCGCGCAAGGTAGCCAGCCAAATCGTTGCCAATCCTAGCTGGCGGCAGGATGCCAATTGGCATCTGGTATCCCTGCATTTAGAAAAACGCGATTATCTGGATTAGTGAGATAAAGTTTGGATTTATTTGTTTAAGCTTTCTGCAAGAAAATTCTAAGCCTTCCTTAAGCTTTGAAGTCTATAATAAAAGCATCAAAAGAAACGAGGTGGCAAAAATGAAAGTAGCAGTTAAAGTAACCTATAAAAAAGAATTCAAACAGATGCGCCGCGTGAACAAGACTTATGGAATCTAATATTTCCAAGTGAAAGATAAAA
This genomic window from Streptococcus cristatus AS 1.3089 contains:
- the recG gene encoding ATP-dependent DNA helicase RecG, with product MNLHQALTALPGVGPKSAEKFKKLGLESLQDLLLYFPFRYEDFKSKNVLDLEDGEKAVISGIVATPANVQYYGYKRNRLRFTIKQGEVAIAVNFFNQPYLADKIELGATVAIFGKWDKAKASLTGMKVLAQVEDDLQPVYRVAQGISQASLVKLIKVAFDQGLDQLLEENLPPILLERYQLLGRTQAVRAMHFPKDLAEYKQALRRVKFEELFYFQMQLQVLKHETKDISQGLAIPWQEKMLAQKKAALPFSLTEAQERSLEEILSDLQSPAHMNRLLQGDVGSGKTVVAGLAMYAAYTAGYQSALMVPTEILAEQHLDSLTQLFPELNLALLTGGMKAAERRETLAAIESGQVDMVVGTHALIQEGVVYHRLGLVIIDEQHRFGVDQRRILREKGNNPDVLMMTATPIPRTLAITAFGDMDVSIIDQMPAGRKPIITRWVKHEQLEVVLDWMKKELAKGAQVYFISPLIEESEALDLKNAIALEEELKAYFANQAQVALLHGRMKNDEKEAIMQDFKDGKTDILVSTTVIEVGVNVPNATIMVIMDADRFGLSQLHQLRGRVGRGNKQSYAVLVANPKTESGKKRMKIMTETTDGFVLAEEDLKMRGSGEIFGTRQSGIPEFQVADIVEDYPILEEARKVASQIVANPSWRQDANWHLVSLHLEKRDYLD